The genomic segment CTCTTGATGTCTTCAATGTCCTCCTTGTAAACTTTGTTCGTGACATTTACACGATGAGCGATCTGGTTGATATTGTTGGCGATGTTATTTGCCAATACGTTGAGCCGTTTCAGCTCGTTTTCGTCTATATGAACAATATAGCCCTCAAAGATCATCGCACGGACAAATCCGCTGAGAGTGTTCATACCGCTGTTCGCAAACTTCCTCTTGATAGCGTCCATTTCTGCCTGACTCACTCTTACCTTCAGGTACAGATCACGCTTATTCTCGTCTTTCATATTCTCTTTTTGTCCTCTCTTTGTTTTTATAAATTCGGGGTCGTAGGGGCAGCGCCCTCTGCCAAGCCTTGTATCATGTGGGTTCGCTCTCGGCGCGCCCACATGATACCGTGCTTGCTACTCTTGTTTCGCCCCTGTGGGGCGATTTGCATTTCCGAGCTTTTCAGCTCGGATTTTTTCTCGTGTATCGAGAATGGGAGCTGTGCGACTTTTTCTGTATCTCTCTGATAGTCGCTCCTGCGATTCCCCATATCCACTATACCAAAGATTTCAAAAACAGTCAATGGCTATCCGAAAAGTTTTTTCGGGCGGTCAGGAACGGCTTCGTCAAAATGACCGGGGATTTTTTATGGCGTAATAGCGTCATTTCGTATTTTGAAATCGCAAAATTCCCTGGTCTATTATTAACAAACTATGAACAAAAGTTTGTGCGCATTGCGGCTTGTATTGATATGGAATTGCGCGCTATAATTTGATCGTGGTCGGACGATGCGACTGCAAATCTGAGTTTCAGAAATATGCTGAAACGGAAAGCGAGGTGAATGCGATGGGTCTGTATCTTGAAAAGATCGAGGAGAACGAGAAGAAGATCAAGAAGCTGAAGGCAACGATCGAGACCAGTAAGGCAAAGCTCAAAAAGCTGGTGGAAGAAAATGCTCACCTGAGCTACCTTGAGATCAAGGCAGAATACAACTGCGAAGGTCGTGAGCTGCTGGAAGTTCTCGCAAGGGAGCGTGAGCAGTCTACAAGACTGAAAGCCGACAGTCTGGCTGGTTCGGATAATGATGTTACTGCGGAATCCGCTGATGATAAAATCAGCGATACCAATAACAGCGATGACAAGTTCGGTCAGCAGGTGAGTTTTACGGATACGAGAAATCCTTATGAGGACTAACATATATCCGACAACAGAACGATAGCTGTGTATGGGGCGGCAGCGATGCCGTTCCGCACAGAAATTTCAAAAACAGAAAGAGGGGCAGATAGAGAAAGCGATCCCCTCGCTCTATAAGCGTAGATAAAGAGAAGCTAAAGGAGAATAACGCTATGAACAACAACACTATTGCTGTAGAAAGAGAAAAGACAGAGACAACTTTTAACGCAACGTCCGAGTACAAGATCGGACATACCCTTTACACGGTGACCACCGTGTTCAACCCTGCTTCAAAGGAAAGTCTTTCGGATATTCTGAAAAGGCTTATCATCCGTGAGAGCGAAAAACTCCTCGGTGAATCCGGACAAGAACCTGAGAAGCAGGCTGTGTAACTTTGTAATATCGGCGCATTGAATCATTTTCCAATGTGCGCTATAATGATAGCATAGCTTGCTGTATCTGTCGGAAAGGGAGGTAAATTATGAAAGACAAGATTACAGCATTATATTGCCGTCTGAGCCAGGATGATATGTTGCAGGGTGAGAGCAACAGCATCACCAACCAGAAGGCTATCCTCAAGAAGTACGCTGATGATAACAGCTTTGGCAATACAGTTTATTATGTCGATGACGGAGTTTCGGGTACGACGTTTGAACGTGAAGGCTTCAAGGCTATGATGGCAGATGTGGAAGCAGGAAAGGTCGGTACTGTTATCACTAAGGATCTGAGCCGTCTAGGTCGTGACTATCTGAAAACTGGCGAGTACATCGAGATCATATTTCCTGATTATGATGTCCGTTACATTGCGATCAATGACGGCGTGGATACATTCAAATCTGAGAACGAGCTGATGGCTTTCAAGAACATTTTTAATGACTGGTACGCCCGGGATACGTCGAAGAAGATCAGAGCCGTTTTCAAAGTTAAGGGACAGTCGGGAAAGCATCTTTCCAATCCGATCTACGGCTACAAGCATTCGGAAACGGATAAGAACCTTTGGGTGATCGATGATGAGCCTGCCGAGGTGGTTCGTAAGATCTTCCGCCTTTGCATTGACGGATACGGTCCTTCGCAGATCGCCCGAATTCTGACGCAGGAAGGTATCCCAACTCCGACCGCTTACGCTCTGTCGCAGGGCAGGGATAATGGTCATAAGAATGCCAAGCTGCACCGCTGGGGCAGCGAAACGATTGCCCATATCCTTGAAAAGGCTGAATACTGCGGACACACGGTCAATTTCCGCACTCATGTGAAGTCCTACAAAAACAAGAAGCGTGTGGATAACCCGAAAGAGGATTGGCTGATCTTTGAGAATACCCATGAAGCCATTATCACTCAGCAGGAGTTTGACTTGGTGCAGGAGCTTCGCAGACATAAGCACAGACCTACAAAAATCGAAGAAGTCAATCCTTTTTCCGGCGTGTGTTTCTGTGCCGACTGCGGACGGAAAATGTATCTTTGCCGAGCCAAGTCGCTTACAGCGGATCAGGAGCATCTGAAATGTGGGACTTACGCTAATGACAAAGACGAGTGTACAGCGCATTTTATCAGGACGATCGTGCTAAAAGAGATCGTTCTCGGTGAACTGAACAAGATGATTTCCTTTGTCAAGGAGAACGAGGACGAATTTGTGAGGTCGGCTATGGATAATTCCGTTCAGAAGCAGTCCTCGGAGCTTGCCAAATCCAAGAAAAAGCTGAAAGAAGTTGAGAAGCGTATCGCTGAACTGGACAGACTATTCACAAGGCTCTATGAGGATAATGTCTCGGGCAAAATCTCAGATGCGCGTTTTGCAGTGATGTCAGCAGGATATGAGGACGAGCAGAAGACGCTCAGGGCAACCGTAGCAGAGCTGACTGCTTACATTGATACTGCCGAACAGAAGTCCGCCGATGTGACTGCTTTCATCAGAGCAGTACAGAAGTATGAGCATATCACGGAGCTGACGCCTGAGGTCATGCACGAACTTATTGAGAAGATCGTAATTCGCGCTCCTGACAAGAGCAGCGGACATCGTACTCAGCAGATCGAGATTCACTATCGCTTCGATGTTGCCATAACTACTGCCGTTGCTGACAGTATGAAGTACGACAAAAAGAGAAAGGCTGCGTAACCGCTTGGTTACGCAACCTTATCTTCAAAGAATTAAAACTTCTTTATTAGCACCTGTCTTTCGCAGTCGGGCTTTTGCCGTATCGGATGTGTATATCTATTACGAATCGTAGGTGCGTACCCGCAGGGGAACGCCCAACCGATCAGCCAGTTCCTGGGACAGCCGGATCTGCTCCTTGGGGATTACGTCCACCACGGTGAACATCACATGGGGCACATACTGCTTGCAGTCCACCGCAAAGCGCTGCAGTGCCTGGAATGCTTCCGGGAATTTTGGGCGGGTTACCTGATTGTACTCCTGCTCGTCTCCGGCATTCAGGCTGATGGATACGGTGTCGATCAAGCCCTGGAACCGGTGAGCAGTGGGCGCTCCGTGGATCAGATCCGATAAGCCGTTGGTATTGATCCGCAGGGGCGGACAGCCGGGCTGCTGCTTGAGGTAGGCTGCGGTCTGGCACAGCACATCCAGCGCCTCCGAAGGCTCTCCGTAGCCGCAGAACACGATCTCGTGATACTTGCCGAGATCCTTAGGACATGCCGCCTGCACCTCCTCAAAGGTGGGGGTATGCTCCAGCCACAGGCTGTCGGAGCCGTATGCCCCGTCCCCGTTCTGCCGGATGCAGAAGGTGCAGTTACAGGGACATTGGTTGGTGAGATTCACATACAGGTTTTGTCCCACCGGATAGAAAATTGTCATTGCCATTTCAAACACTCCTTTGTGTTAAAACTGCCGGACGATCCAGGGAATCAGGTAGGTGATGACGCACATAATGGCTGCCGCCAGTAATACCCCCAGGAAAATAGCCAGGCTTGCCTTTTTCCGGTCCACATGCAACAGGGATACGATCAGTGCGCCAGTCCATGCGCCGGTGCCGGGCAGGGGGATGCCTACAAACAGCAGCGTGCCCATAAATTCCACCTTGCGGATCTGTTCCGCCTTGGGGCCGGTGGCTCTTTTCTCCAGCCAGTCCGCAATGCCGTGGAGATGCTTGGTGGTTTTCATCCACTTGAGGATCTTTTCAATAAACAGCAGGATAAATGGGATGGGCAGGATGTTGCCGATGATACAGATGCACAAAGCCGGTACGATGGGCACTCCAAGAATGGACGCCGCCAGCAGTCCGCCACGCAGTTCCAGAATGGGCAGCAGGGAAATTACAAAAATAATCAGTTCACGGGGCAAGCCGTTCATATGGGTGGTCAGCCATTCCACCAGGGTTTCACTGAGGGACATCATTTCAAGCAGCATATTTCACGTTCCTTTCGTCTGTTGCATAATACCTTTTTAGTATCGCACACTCCAGCAGGATTGTCAAGAAAAATTTGTGTAAAGCCCCGGGCGATATCGTACAAAGCTGACCTGGTGTTTTTTTACAGCCTCTGCTAACGGGTGTTCCGTCATATCATACAGAAACTCCCTGCAATGCTCTGGCATTCCTGCATCGTTTCTATGCAATCTGACGAAAAATCTGTTGACACATCTGTCGCACAATTTTTGTGTGGTGTTGCTCTTGTTATTTTACTGGCAGTATGCTATGATATAAAGGAATACATGCGGATGAATCTTTGGTGTGCCGATGCCGGAAATCGGCAGGCAGTGTGACTGCCTCAATGGAGGGAGCATGCACAAATATCTGAGCGATTATATGAAGCAAATGAATCGGCTGCTGGAAGAAAACCGCAGCTTCACAGAAACGGATCTGCAGCGGCACCTGGACAAGATCGGGTTTATGCAGCACGAACGGCTGATCCACTTTCTGGTGACCATGCTGTTTGCCATTGTTCTGTTCCTGGTTCTGGGTGCTTTTCTGATGACGGAGGCAATGTTCCTGCTGCCCCTGCTGGGACTGATCCTGGTACTGCTGGTGCCCTATATTTTTCACTATTACTTTCTGGAAAATACGGTACAGAAGATGTATGTGATCTATGACCGGATGGCGGAGCGGATGGGCGCATCCGCCCATCAGTCATGAAGCGTTGGTCCCAGTACCGTGCGGTTCTGCTGCCCACGGTGCTGCTGACGCTGCTGATGCTGGGCTTTGCCTGGTATGCCACCGGGGTGGTGGATCGGGATCGGGCGATGGAGCAGGCGGAAAACCGGTTGGTACAGATGAGCCAGAAGATCGATGCGCTCCAGTCGGAGCAGTCCCTGATCCTGGACGAAGCCCAGGCGGATTATCAGACCCGGGCACGGATCATTTCCATGATGATCAACACCACACCGACGTTGCTGGAGACGGAAACGGATCTGGAGGAGCTTCGGTTGGTTGCCGGGGCGGAGGTCATCAGCGTATCCGATCTGCAGGGCGTGATCCGGTTCAGTACGGATCAGTCCCGGGTAGGGGATCGGGTGGAGGACGCCTTCCTGCCGGCGATCACGAATAAGGTGTTTTCCGAGTGGTATTTTCCCGACGAGAGCACCCGGGATATTCTGCTGGTGGGCACAGCACGGCTGGATCAGGACGGCGTGATCCAGATCACCTTTAAGCCGGATGACATCAGTCAGCTGATGCAGTCAGCGGATCTGTCAGAACTGGTAAGCGGAACCCAGTTCATGGAAAATGGAACCCTTTCCGTGCTGGATGAAAGCTGTCGCTACATGAGTCACACGTATTCCGCCCTGGTGGGTGCCCAGTCCCCCTATGCGCCGGCGGATTTTTCCGGCAATGCGGGACACTTCAGCGCAAGTCCATACCAGTCCTCCGCTCTGGTATGTTACCGGAAGTACCGCAGTTACACATTGGTATGTACCCTGCCGTACCGGGAGGTTTATGCCCGCCGGAACAGTGCGGCACTGTGGATGCTTGCATTGGGCGCACTGCTGGATCTCACTGCCGGATTCTGCGTTACCAGTCGGCTGCACCGGGATCAGCAATAAGTATAGGCAATGCCGTACAGTTGCTATAATTATTATCATAGAAACAGAAATTCTCGGTTTATAGCGATTTGCTGCATAAGTTGTAGGAATAATCCATGAATAGACTTAACCTTTACACAACTAAACACTATTACACAATTCATTTTTCTTCCAGTTTGTCCGGCCTGTGGTGCGCCTGCTGTGCGGACGCTTCGACCGCAGTCAGCCTGGAAACGACCTGTACATGCCGCTCATCCTCTTTCTCCTGCTTGCGCTTGATGTCATCCACGCCGGACTTGATGTACCCGAACACGATGGCGCAGACCGTCCCGATGATCCCCAGCACCGTGGTGAATAATTCAAATCCCGTCATGCGGTTGCTCCTTTCAACGCCGCCACTGTTTTCTTCCCTGCCAGCCCGTTCACGGCAAGTCTATGCTCCTGCTGGTAAGCCCGGATGGCAGCCGATGGTTTTCACGCCTGCAATATCGTCAATTTTTCCGCAATCGTAGCCTGCCGCATCCAGCATGTACTGGATCCATCGCAACCGTCATCCCGGCTACCGTAGCGGATCGTGGCGTCCGGCGCAGTGTAGGGGCCGTCCTGCCTGGTCCACAAATCATTAATTGTGGTGCTGGTCAATTGCTTGGTGGAGGAAATCAAGTTTACATTCCGGAGGTCGATGCAAATTGGTTCAATTGAAATGCGATTGTATGGAGCGATTTGATACTGATATCAATTCTCTTAAACTGTTTGAAGAAATGAAATCGTTTTGTCATAATCAAGTTGCGAATGGTGTTTTTATAGAAATACCAGTAAGCAAGCCGTATCATACAGGATATTCTACCTTAGAACAGAAAGAACTCAAAAGGTATGCAACAAAATGGTATCAGTGTCAATCATGCGGCTGCATTTGGGAGTTTCTGTATCCTGATTTTCCAGCAAAAGGATTTATTAGAAAAATAAAATGATATCCTATTAATCATTTGATAACAAATACCGACGAAACACAACTTTAATAGTGTTTATTTTCCTTGATTGCTGAGCATGACTGGAACAGCCTGAAAAACATATGTGCNNNNNNNNNNNNNNNNNNNNNNNNNNNNNNNNNNNNNNNNNNNNNNNNNNNNNNNNNNNNNNNNNNNNNNNNNNNNNNNNNNNNNNNNNNNNNNNNNNNNNNNNNNNNNNNNNNNNNNNNNNNNNNNNNNNNNNNNNNNNNNNNNNNNNNNNNNNNNNNNNNNNNNNNNNNNNNNNNNNNNNNNNNNNNNNNNNNNNNNNNNNNNNNNNNNNNNNNNNNNNNNNNNNNNNNNNNNNNNNNNNNNNNNNNNNNNNNNNNNNNNNNNNNNNNNNNNNNNNNNNNNNNNNNNNNNNNNNNNNNNNNNNNNNNNNNNNNNNNNTGTTGCCCTAAGAAACTGCCTGTGCAAAAACAAGGAGGGAATGCATATGACACAGCGATTCCGAAAAGTATTGTCCATTGCCGCATCAGCAGCCATGCTTTGCTCCATGCTGCTGTATCTGCCGGAGGATCACCGTCTGGGCAGCTGGCTGGCATCAGCGGAGGAAGTCTCCGCCGAACCGGAGGGAGAGGGCACAGCGGAGAGTCCCTATCAGATCAGCAATGCGGATCAGCTGTACTGGTTTGCAGAGCATGCGGACACATCCGCCCACGCAAAACTGACCGATGACATTGTGGTCAATGAAAATCTGGTGAATAGCGTTGGGAATCTCAACAGCGGGTCTTACCGAAGCTGGACACCCATCGGAAATTTAGAAGCAACACTTGGTTACACTTGTGCATTCAGTGGCACCTTTGACGGAGACGGTCATACTATTAGCGGCTTGTATGATGATGTAGGCAGGTCGTACGTCGGATTTGTCGGGGAACTATCGGGGAGCGGCACAGTCAAGAACCTTGGCATTGTGGATTCCTGGTTCAGGGGTTACGAACGCAAT from the Ruminococcus champanellensis 18P13 = JCM 17042 genome contains:
- a CDS encoding plasmid mobilization protein, with the translated sequence MKDENKRDLYLKVRVSQAEMDAIKRKFANSGMNTLSGFVRAMIFEGYIVHIDENELKRLNVLANNIANNINQIAHRVNVTNKVYKEDIEDIKSLADKLIQPLLFLQSKCLQLRH
- a CDS encoding recombinase family protein, whose protein sequence is MKDKITALYCRLSQDDMLQGESNSITNQKAILKKYADDNSFGNTVYYVDDGVSGTTFEREGFKAMMADVEAGKVGTVITKDLSRLGRDYLKTGEYIEIIFPDYDVRYIAINDGVDTFKSENELMAFKNIFNDWYARDTSKKIRAVFKVKGQSGKHLSNPIYGYKHSETDKNLWVIDDEPAEVVRKIFRLCIDGYGPSQIARILTQEGIPTPTAYALSQGRDNGHKNAKLHRWGSETIAHILEKAEYCGHTVNFRTHVKSYKNKKRVDNPKEDWLIFENTHEAIITQQEFDLVQELRRHKHRPTKIEEVNPFSGVCFCADCGRKMYLCRAKSLTADQEHLKCGTYANDKDECTAHFIRTIVLKEIVLGELNKMISFVKENEDEFVRSAMDNSVQKQSSELAKSKKKLKEVEKRIAELDRLFTRLYEDNVSGKISDARFAVMSAGYEDEQKTLRATVAELTAYIDTAEQKSADVTAFIRAVQKYEHITELTPEVMHELIEKIVIRAPDKSSGHRTQQIEIHYRFDVAITTAVADSMKYDKKRKAA
- a CDS encoding transposon-encoded TnpW family protein; translation: MNNNTIAVEREKTETTFNATSEYKIGHTLYTVTTVFNPASKESLSDILKRLIIRESEKLLGESGQEPEKQAV
- a CDS encoding COG2426 family protein translates to MLLEMMSLSETLVEWLTTHMNGLPRELIIFVISLLPILELRGGLLAASILGVPIVPALCICIIGNILPIPFILLFIEKILKWMKTTKHLHGIADWLEKRATGPKAEQIRKVEFMGTLLFVGIPLPGTGAWTGALIVSLLHVDRKKASLAIFLGVLLAAAIMCVITYLIPWIVRQF
- a CDS encoding TIGR04100 family radical SAM protein, which encodes MAMTIFYPVGQNLYVNLTNQCPCNCTFCIRQNGDGAYGSDSLWLEHTPTFEEVQAACPKDLGKYHEIVFCGYGEPSEALDVLCQTAAYLKQQPGCPPLRINTNGLSDLIHGAPTAHRFQGLIDTVSISLNAGDEQEYNQVTRPKFPEAFQALQRFAVDCKQYVPHVMFTVVDVIPKEQIRLSQELADRLGVPLRVRTYDS
- a CDS encoding cache domain-containing protein — its product is MKRWSQYRAVLLPTVLLTLLMLGFAWYATGVVDRDRAMEQAENRLVQMSQKIDALQSEQSLILDEAQADYQTRARIISMMINTTPTLLETETDLEELRLVAGAEVISVSDLQGVIRFSTDQSRVGDRVEDAFLPAITNKVFSEWYFPDESTRDILLVGTARLDQDGVIQITFKPDDISQLMQSADLSELVSGTQFMENGTLSVLDESCRYMSHTYSALVGAQSPYAPADFSGNAGHFSASPYQSSALVCYRKYRSYTLVCTLPYREVYARRNSAALWMLALGALLDLTAGFCVTSRLHRDQQ